A genomic window from Flavobacterium johnsoniae includes:
- a CDS encoding McrC family protein, with amino-acid sequence MRINKPIQVYEYKTLTINSNGFKENHWKALGWYNEKHGGNFFTLTPNGVRFNKYVGVIQVGDLTIEVLPKIGQAAEEKDKAKWQKVLIDMLRECRWMNVYSHEKANLNFKPNSILEVYLELFINECEKILHMGLLKKYRFEEGNCKALKGKLLFNIQIQKNLVHQENFYTKHQEYDRENEFNQILFKALKLIPKISSSPFLKDKVSNLILSFPDLKDIQVSEELFSRLNYNRKNNHYREAIEIAAMLLLNFRPDISNGKNHVLAILFDMNCLWEEYVYRQLFKGKHRDWNLKVQNSKTFWRLSNSVRSKSIRPDIVIEHKITKCTTIIDTKWKLVENNIPSDDDLKQMFVYNEYWNAKNAILLYPKLEYQEEPEYIKGNFTNKAGNTKAHECGLMKVSVLNDTNSILDTKMGIRLNKYLEHNIII; translated from the coding sequence ATGCGTATTAATAAGCCAATACAAGTTTATGAGTACAAAACACTCACTATTAATTCTAATGGTTTTAAAGAAAATCATTGGAAAGCTTTAGGTTGGTATAATGAGAAACACGGTGGAAATTTTTTTACACTAACTCCCAATGGTGTGAGATTTAATAAATATGTTGGAGTAATACAAGTCGGTGATTTGACTATTGAAGTGCTTCCGAAAATTGGCCAAGCAGCAGAAGAAAAAGACAAAGCAAAATGGCAAAAAGTCTTAATAGACATGCTAAGAGAATGTCGATGGATGAATGTTTACTCTCATGAAAAAGCAAATTTAAATTTTAAACCAAATAGCATTCTTGAAGTATACTTAGAACTTTTTATAAATGAATGTGAAAAAATCCTTCATATGGGTTTACTTAAAAAATACCGTTTTGAAGAAGGAAATTGTAAAGCTTTAAAAGGAAAATTACTTTTTAATATTCAAATTCAAAAAAACTTGGTTCATCAGGAAAATTTTTACACTAAACATCAGGAGTACGATAGAGAAAATGAATTTAACCAAATACTTTTTAAAGCATTAAAATTAATCCCTAAAATAAGTTCAAGTCCATTTTTAAAAGATAAAGTCAGTAATCTTATTTTATCTTTCCCAGATTTAAAAGACATTCAAGTTAGCGAAGAATTGTTTTCTAGGCTAAATTATAATAGAAAGAACAATCATTATCGGGAAGCAATTGAAATTGCGGCTATGTTATTGCTAAACTTTCGTCCAGATATTAGTAATGGCAAAAATCATGTGCTTGCAATCCTTTTTGATATGAATTGTTTGTGGGAAGAATATGTTTACCGTCAATTATTTAAAGGAAAACATAGAGATTGGAATTTAAAAGTTCAGAATTCTAAAACCTTTTGGAGATTATCAAATTCGGTAAGAAGCAAATCAATTCGCCCCGATATTGTCATTGAACACAAAATAACAAAATGTACTACCATTATAGATACAAAATGGAAATTGGTAGAAAACAATATTCCATCGGATGATGATCTAAAACAAATGTTCGTTTATAATGAATATTGGAATGCTAAAAACGCAATTCTTTTATATCCTAAATTAGAATATCAAGAAGAACCTGAATATATAAAAGGGAATTTTACAAATAAAGCTGGAAATACTAAAGCACATGAATGTGGGTTAATGAAAGTGTCAGTTCTCAATGATACTAATTCAATTTTAGATACGAAAATGGGCATTCGTTTAAATAAATACTTAGAACATAATATAATAATTTGA